One Elephas maximus indicus isolate mEleMax1 chromosome X, mEleMax1 primary haplotype, whole genome shotgun sequence DNA segment encodes these proteins:
- the AGTR2 gene encoding type-2 angiotensin II receptor, whose product MKGNYTLTTITENMTSSLHFGLVSNSGNNASAFNCSHKQSDKHLEAVPILYYIIFVIGFLVNIVVVTLFCCQKGPKKVSSIYIFNLAVADLLLLATLPLWATYYSYRYDWLFGPVMCKVSGSFLTLNMFASIFFITCMSVDRYQSVIYPFMSQRRNPWQASYIVPLVWCMACLSSLPTFYFRDVRTIEYLGVNACIMAFPPEKYAQWSAGIALMKNILGFIIPLIFIATCYFGIRKHLLKTNNYGKNRITRDQVLKMAAAVVLAFIICWLPFHVLTFLDALVWMGVINSCEVIAVIDLALPFALLLGFTNSCINPFLYCFVGNRFQQKLRRVFRVPITWLQGKRESVSCRKSSSIREMETFVS is encoded by the coding sequence ATGAAGGGCAATTACACTCTCACCACCATCACCGAAAACATGACCAGCAGTCTTCACTTCGGACTTGTGAGCAACTCTGGAAACAACGCGTCTGCCTTTAATTGCTCACATAAACAATCAGATAAGCATTTAGAGGCAGTTCCTATTCTCTACTACATTATCTTTGTGATTGGATTTCTTGTCAATATAGTTGTGGTTACGCTGTTTTGTTGTCAAAAGGGTCCTAAAAAGGTTTCCAGCATTTACATCTTCAACCTGGCTGTGGCTGACTTGCTCCTTTTGGCTACTCTCCCTCTCTGGGCAACCTATTATTCTTACAGATATGACTGGCTCTTTGGACCTGTGATGTGTAAAGTTTCTGGTTCATTTTTGACCCTGAACATGTttgcaagtattttttttatcacCTGTATGAGTGTTGATAGGTACCAATCGGTCATCTACCCCTTTATGTCTCaaagaagaaatccctggcaagcATCTTACATAGTTCCCCTTGTCTGGTGTATGGCTTGTCTGTCCTCATTGCCAACGTTTTATTTCCGGGATGTCAGAACCATTGAATACTTGGGAGTGAATGCTTGCATTATGGCTTTCCCACCTGAGAAATACGCTCAGTGGTCGGCAGGAATTGCTTTAATGAAAAATATACTTGGTTTCATTATCCCTTTAATATTCATAGCCACATGCTATTTCGGAATCAGAAAACACTTATTGAAGACCAATAACTACGGGAAGAATAGAATAACCCGTGACCAAGTCCTGAAGATGGCAGCTGCTGTTGTTCTGGCGTTCATCATTTGTTGGCTTCCCTTCCATGTTCTGACTTTCCTGGATGCTCTGGTCTGGATGGGTGTCATTAATAGCTGTGAAGTTATAGCAGTCATTGACCTGGCACTTCCTTTTGCCCTCCTCCTGGGATTCACCAACAGCTGCATTAATCCCTTCCTGTATTGTTTTGTTGGAAACCGGTTCCAACAGAAGCTCCGCCGTGTGTTTAGGGTTCCAATTACTTGGCTCCAAGGCAAGAGAGAAAGTGTGTCTTGCCGAAAAAGCagttccattagagaaatggagacCTTTGTATCTTAA